Proteins from a genomic interval of Halopseudomonas litoralis:
- the tnpA gene encoding IS66-like element accessory protein TnpA: MSTVSVGKPYQKRRRHSQEFKASIVATCHEPGASVSRIALDNALNANLVRRWISESRRTDNTLTSVPAFVPVNLPAPSTAANSHPRNNIRIEIPHVDGAVVVEWPADQAHQCAALLRDLLR; the protein is encoded by the coding sequence ATGAGCACTGTAAGCGTAGGCAAGCCCTACCAAAAACGCCGTCGCCATTCCCAGGAGTTCAAGGCCAGCATCGTTGCAACCTGCCATGAACCGGGTGCCTCCGTCTCACGCATTGCGCTGGATAACGCCCTCAACGCCAATCTGGTGCGGCGCTGGATCAGTGAGTCGCGACGAACCGATAACACGCTCACTTCAGTGCCCGCGTTCGTTCCGGTTAACCTGCCAGCTCCGTCGACTGCTGCAAACAGTCACCCGCGCAACAACATCCGTATCGAGATACCCCATGTTGATGGCGCTGTTGTCGTGGAGTGGCCTGCCGACCAGGCTCACCAGTGCGCGGCCTTGTTACGCGATCTGTTGCGGTGA
- the xth gene encoding exodeoxyribonuclease III, giving the protein MRTLRITTFNINGIRSRLPALLDWLSREEPDIVCLQELKAADEFFPIEAIQAAGYGAVWHGQKAWNGVAILAKGTEPLLSRRGLPEDPNPEQSRYIEAVVEGVIVGCLYLPNGNPRPGPKFDYKLAWFRKLIEHAGDLLKAGHPVVLAGDYNVVPTDADIYNARSWQNDALLQPETRECYQRLLGQGWQDALGSLYPGQRIYTFWDYFRQHWQTNSGLRIDHLLLSPQLVERLVGGGVDLWVRDQPKASDHAPTWIELSI; this is encoded by the coding sequence ATGCGAACCCTTAGAATAACGACATTCAATATCAATGGTATTCGTTCCCGCTTGCCTGCGCTGCTGGACTGGTTGTCGCGGGAGGAGCCGGATATCGTCTGTCTGCAGGAATTGAAGGCGGCGGACGAATTTTTCCCCATCGAGGCGATACAGGCGGCGGGATATGGGGCGGTGTGGCATGGTCAGAAAGCCTGGAACGGAGTGGCAATATTAGCCAAAGGCACCGAGCCGCTCTTGAGTCGCCGCGGGTTGCCGGAAGATCCCAATCCGGAACAGAGCCGTTATATAGAGGCAGTGGTCGAAGGGGTAATTGTGGGATGTCTTTATCTGCCCAACGGGAATCCTCGGCCAGGGCCCAAATTTGATTATAAGCTCGCATGGTTCAGAAAGTTGATAGAGCATGCTGGCGATTTGTTGAAGGCGGGGCATCCGGTTGTGCTGGCGGGCGATTACAACGTGGTGCCAACCGACGCCGATATCTACAATGCGCGTTCTTGGCAAAATGACGCCCTGTTACAGCCGGAAACCCGGGAGTGTTATCAGCGTTTATTGGGGCAAGGCTGGCAGGATGCGCTGGGCAGCCTTTATCCAGGCCAGCGCATCTATACATTCTGGGATTATTTTCGTCAGCACTGGCAAACCAATTCGGGTTTACGTATTGATCATCTGCTATTAAGCCCGCAACTGGTTGAACGCTTGGTCGGCGGGGGCGTGGATCTATGGGTGCGTGACCAGCCGAAAGCCAGTGATCACGCGCCTACGTGGATAGAGCTGTCAATTTAG
- the tnpC gene encoding IS66 family transposase, with protein MTQRPDLNQLSTDQLRALAMELLDRVESKDRELHYTKAVNEKLTHELAILKRHKFARRSEQLDGHQGLLLEELVDSDIAAIEAELAELTEALPPDTKPKQQPKRAPLPPELPRTLIHHEPESTQCRCGCQLKRIGEDVSEKLDYVPGVFTVERHVRGKWACNQCSTLTQAPVPAQVIDKGIPTSGLLAQVLVAKYADHLPLYRQERIFGRAGLTIPRSTLAEWVGACGVQLQPLADALRMALLEHGVLHADETPVSMLAPGKKKTHKAYVWAYSTTPFADLKAAVYDFAPSRAGEHARTFLGDWQGKLVCDDYAGYKAGFGNGIIEIGCMAHARRKFYDLHVANQSVLAEQALEYIKLLYQVEREAKDLAPEQRQVMRATQAKPIAEALHKWMLAQREKVPDGTGTARALDYSLKRWAALTRYLDDGAVPIDNNWVENQIRPWALGRSNWLFAGSLRSGQRAAAIMTLIQSAKLNGYDPYAYLKDVLTRLPTQKNSAINELLPHNWKPAINL; from the coding sequence ATGACTCAGCGACCCGACCTCAATCAACTCTCTACCGACCAGCTCCGCGCCCTCGCGATGGAGCTGCTTGATCGCGTGGAGAGCAAAGATCGGGAGTTGCATTACACCAAGGCCGTGAACGAAAAGCTCACCCATGAGCTGGCCATACTTAAACGCCACAAGTTCGCCCGTCGCAGCGAACAGCTGGATGGGCATCAAGGGCTGCTGCTGGAAGAGCTGGTGGATAGCGACATCGCAGCCATCGAGGCCGAGCTGGCCGAGCTCACAGAGGCCCTGCCTCCTGACACCAAACCCAAGCAGCAGCCCAAACGTGCGCCGCTGCCGCCAGAACTGCCCCGGACACTGATCCATCACGAGCCTGAGTCCACGCAGTGCCGCTGTGGATGTCAGCTCAAGCGTATCGGCGAAGACGTCAGCGAAAAGCTGGATTATGTGCCGGGTGTGTTTACCGTTGAACGCCATGTCCGCGGCAAGTGGGCCTGCAACCAATGCAGCACCCTGACCCAGGCGCCGGTTCCGGCACAGGTCATCGACAAGGGCATTCCGACCTCCGGTCTGCTGGCCCAGGTACTGGTAGCCAAATACGCTGATCATCTACCGCTGTATCGCCAGGAACGCATCTTTGGCCGCGCTGGTCTCACCATTCCTCGCTCCACCCTGGCCGAATGGGTAGGCGCTTGCGGCGTCCAGCTGCAACCGCTGGCCGATGCCCTGAGAATGGCCCTGCTGGAACACGGCGTTCTGCACGCTGATGAAACGCCGGTCAGCATGTTGGCTCCCGGCAAGAAGAAAACCCACAAAGCCTACGTCTGGGCCTACAGCACCACCCCGTTCGCTGATCTGAAAGCGGCCGTTTACGACTTCGCCCCAAGCCGGGCGGGTGAGCATGCCCGCACCTTCCTGGGTGACTGGCAAGGCAAGCTGGTGTGTGACGATTACGCTGGTTATAAGGCCGGGTTCGGCAATGGCATCATCGAGATCGGCTGCATGGCCCATGCCCGGCGCAAGTTCTACGACCTGCACGTCGCTAATCAGAGTGTGCTGGCCGAGCAGGCACTGGAGTACATCAAACTGTTATACCAGGTCGAGCGGGAAGCCAAAGACCTGGCACCGGAACAGCGCCAGGTCATGAGGGCCACACAAGCCAAACCTATTGCCGAGGCGCTGCATAAATGGATGCTGGCCCAGCGGGAAAAGGTGCCGGACGGGACAGGGACAGCCAGAGCTCTGGATTACAGCCTGAAGCGCTGGGCAGCACTGACACGTTACCTGGATGACGGGGCTGTACCGATCGATAACAACTGGGTTGAAAACCAGATCCGGCCTTGGGCACTGGGCCGCTCCAACTGGCTGTTCGCCGGATCGCTACGCAGTGGTCAGCGTGCCGCGGCCATCATGACCCTGATCCAGTCCGCCAAACTGAATGGGTATGATCCCTATGCCTATCTGAAGGATGTGCTGACCCGACTGCCGACGCAGAAGAACAGCGCTATCAATGAATTACTGCCGCACAACTGGAAGCCGGCTATCAACCTGTGA
- the tnpB gene encoding IS66 family insertion sequence element accessory protein TnpB (TnpB, as the term is used for proteins encoded by IS66 family insertion elements, is considered an accessory protein, since TnpC, encoded by a neighboring gene, is a DDE family transposase.) — MIRIDEIWLATEPLDMRAGPDKALARVIQVFGAARPHCAYLFANKRGNRMKVLIHDGLGIWLCARRLNRGKFHWAEAWRGDRVNLTDEQLVALAQGLPWQRMGDAGVISML, encoded by the coding sequence GTGATCCGCATCGATGAGATCTGGCTGGCGACTGAACCGCTGGATATGCGCGCCGGTCCGGACAAGGCCTTGGCACGTGTTATCCAGGTCTTCGGTGCAGCCAGACCACACTGCGCTTACCTGTTTGCCAACAAGCGCGGCAACCGGATGAAGGTATTGATTCACGATGGCCTGGGGATCTGGTTATGTGCCAGGCGCCTTAATCGCGGCAAGTTCCACTGGGCTGAAGCCTGGCGCGGTGACCGAGTGAACCTGACAGACGAGCAGTTGGTTGCACTGGCTCAAGGGCTGCCTTGGCAGCGCATGGGTGATGCCGGGGTCATCTCAATGCTGTAA
- the tnpB gene encoding IS66 family insertion sequence element accessory protein TnpB (TnpB, as the term is used for proteins encoded by IS66 family insertion elements, is considered an accessory protein, since TnpC, encoded by a neighboring gene, is a DDE family transposase.) — MIRIDEIWLATEPLDMRAGADTALARVVQVFGSARPHCAYLFANKRGNRMKVLIHDGLGIWLCARRLNRGKFHWGEAWRGERLRLTDEQVMALVQGLPWQRLGEAGVISVL, encoded by the coding sequence ATGATCCGCATTGATGAGATCTGGCTGGCGACCGAACCGCTGGATATGCGCGCCGGTGCCGATACGGCACTGGCGCGGGTGGTTCAGGTGTTTGGCTCGGCCAGACCTCACTGCGCCTACCTATTTGCCAACAAACGGGGCAACCGGATGAAGGTGCTGATCCATGACGGCCTGGGTATCTGGCTGTGTGCCCGCCGACTGAACCGGGGCAAGTTCCACTGGGGCGAAGCCTGGCGCGGCGAGCGTCTGCGGCTGACCGATGAGCAAGTCATGGCGCTGGTCCAGGGGCTGCCCTGGCAGCGCCTTGGTGAGGCAGGCGTCATCTCGGTGCTGTAA
- the pheT gene encoding phenylalanine--tRNA ligase subunit beta — protein MKFSEQWLRSWVNPEVSRDDLVARLSMTGLEVDSVTPAAGEFSGVVVGEIIAAEQHPDADKLRVCRVSNGSEEFQVVCGAPNARAGIKVPFAMVGAVLGEDFKIKKAKLRGVESFGMLCSADELKLSDDSDGLFELPADAPTGQSLREYLGLDDAIIEVDLTPNRGDCLSIAGLAREVGANYAVPVTRPAIEPVAAVHDEVRPVELMAPAACSRYIGRVIRNVDLSRPTPLWMVERLRRSDIRSIDAVVDVTNYVMLELGQPLHAFDLAQVFGGIRVRMAEEDEKLVLLNGQEISLRSDTLVIADHERPLAMAGIMGGEHSGVSDTTTDLFLESAFFDHIAIAGKARNYGLHTDASHRYERGVDWQLQREAVERATALLLEVVSGEPGPVVEAVEPSHLPQPVSITLRNERVTQMLGLEIAPAEIEAYLRGLELNVVSSGAAEWQVDVPSHRFDIALEIDLIEELARLYGYNRLPVSAPTAALSLTAKPETQGELPILRRLLVARGYQEAITYSFIEPSLNKLFDPQSEPLALANPISSDMAVMRTSLWPGLSKAVQHNQNRQQARVRLFESGLRFVPQADGELLQEPMLSGIACGTRLPEGWANGNDKLDFHDVKGDVEAVLGQGGALDAYGFEPAEHPALHPGQCARIVRDGNPVGWLGALHPQLVDELDLLGPVFVFELRLDGITEGRLPRFSELSRFPEVRRDIAVLVDKTVVAGNLLADIREHAGEFLKNLRLFDVYEGKGVDPQSKSLAIGLTLQHSSRTLTDDEVNAVMDKVLGSLEQRFNATLRK, from the coding sequence ATGAAATTCAGTGAACAGTGGCTGCGCAGCTGGGTGAACCCCGAGGTTTCTCGTGATGATCTGGTTGCACGTCTGTCCATGACTGGCCTCGAAGTGGATAGCGTTACTCCGGCTGCCGGTGAATTCAGCGGTGTCGTGGTGGGCGAGATTATCGCAGCCGAGCAGCATCCCGATGCGGACAAACTGCGCGTCTGTCGCGTCAGCAATGGCAGCGAAGAATTCCAGGTGGTTTGCGGGGCGCCGAATGCTCGCGCCGGCATCAAGGTACCGTTTGCCATGGTGGGGGCGGTGCTGGGCGAGGACTTCAAGATCAAGAAGGCCAAGCTGCGTGGCGTGGAATCTTTCGGCATGTTGTGCTCGGCTGACGAGCTCAAACTGTCGGATGATAGCGATGGGTTGTTTGAACTACCTGCCGATGCGCCGACAGGGCAAAGCTTGCGCGAATATCTTGGTTTGGACGACGCTATCATTGAAGTCGATCTGACGCCCAACCGCGGTGATTGCCTGTCCATCGCCGGCTTGGCACGGGAAGTGGGTGCCAACTACGCTGTTCCCGTTACTCGTCCAGCGATCGAGCCGGTTGCTGCTGTGCATGATGAGGTGCGTCCGGTCGAGCTGATGGCCCCCGCTGCATGCTCGCGCTATATCGGTCGGGTTATTCGTAATGTCGACCTGTCACGTCCGACGCCTCTGTGGATGGTCGAGCGTCTACGCCGCAGCGATATTCGCAGTATCGATGCGGTAGTAGATGTCACCAACTACGTCATGCTTGAGCTCGGTCAGCCATTGCATGCTTTTGATCTGGCTCAGGTGTTTGGCGGTATCCGTGTGCGTATGGCGGAAGAAGACGAAAAGCTGGTGCTGCTTAATGGTCAGGAAATAAGCTTGCGCAGCGACACGCTGGTAATTGCTGATCACGAGCGTCCGTTGGCAATGGCCGGCATCATGGGTGGCGAGCACAGCGGTGTCAGCGACACTACCACCGACCTGTTTCTGGAAAGTGCTTTCTTCGACCATATCGCGATTGCCGGCAAGGCACGTAATTACGGTCTGCATACCGATGCCTCACACCGCTACGAGCGGGGCGTTGACTGGCAATTACAGCGTGAAGCAGTCGAGCGCGCTACGGCACTGTTGCTGGAGGTTGTCAGTGGGGAGCCGGGCCCGGTGGTCGAAGCTGTTGAGCCGTCTCATCTGCCGCAGCCGGTCAGCATCACCTTGCGTAATGAACGTGTTACGCAGATGCTTGGGCTGGAAATCGCTCCCGCAGAAATTGAAGCCTATCTGCGTGGGCTGGAGCTCAATGTAGTGTCCAGCGGGGCGGCGGAATGGCAAGTTGATGTGCCCAGTCACCGCTTCGACATCGCTCTCGAAATCGACTTGATCGAAGAGCTGGCCCGCCTGTATGGCTATAACCGCCTGCCGGTCAGCGCGCCGACGGCTGCCTTGAGTCTCACCGCCAAGCCGGAAACCCAGGGCGAACTGCCGATCCTGCGTCGTCTGCTGGTGGCTCGCGGTTATCAGGAAGCGATCACCTACAGCTTCATCGAGCCGAGCCTGAACAAACTGTTCGACCCACAAAGCGAGCCGCTGGCCCTGGCCAACCCCATTTCCAGTGACATGGCGGTCATGCGCACATCATTGTGGCCGGGTTTGAGCAAGGCGGTTCAGCATAACCAGAATCGTCAGCAAGCACGGGTGCGCTTGTTTGAAAGCGGCTTGCGGTTTGTTCCGCAGGCTGACGGTGAGCTGCTGCAGGAGCCCATGCTGTCCGGTATTGCTTGCGGCACTCGTTTGCCCGAAGGCTGGGCCAATGGTAACGACAAGCTGGACTTCCATGATGTCAAAGGCGACGTAGAAGCAGTGCTGGGGCAGGGCGGTGCACTGGACGCGTATGGCTTCGAGCCGGCAGAGCATCCCGCTTTGCATCCGGGACAGTGCGCTCGGATCGTGCGTGACGGCAACCCGGTGGGTTGGCTGGGCGCCTTGCATCCGCAGCTGGTTGATGAGCTGGATCTGTTGGGCCCGGTGTTTGTATTTGAGCTGCGACTGGATGGCATCACCGAAGGGCGGTTACCGCGTTTCAGCGAACTCTCCCGCTTTCCTGAAGTCAGACGTGATATCGCCGTGCTGGTGGACAAGACCGTAGTAGCCGGGAATCTGCTGGCAGATATCCGCGAGCACGCCGGTGAATTCCTCAAGAACCTCAGGCTGTTTGACGTCTATGAAGGGAAAGGTGTTGATCCCCAAAGCAAAAGCCTGGCGATCGGCTTGACCTTGCAGCATTCATCGCGCACTCTTACTGATGATGAAGTGAATGCTGTTATGGACAAGGTGCTCGGCTCACTGGAGCAAAGGTTCAACGCCACACTAAGAAAATAG
- the cls gene encoding cardiolipin synthase, whose amino-acid sequence MDYLHSIIGWTLAGLYWLLTASVTIRIIALRRPVSVTLAWLLIIYILPILGAALYLLIGELNLGRKRAARSNAMIEPYLTNLTTQFRDNHQPLPGGELSLAVNRLMTTQVGIGVLNYERLQVLNTPERIFERLIEDIRNARQSVVLETYIWHPGGLVDELARELIAASMRGLNVKLLIDHAGSRRFFRSVWRTSMTQAGIQVVPALPVRLFRALAHRIDLRLHRKLIVIDDQIAYTGSMNMADPAHFKLEARVGQWVDMMLRLDGEAAAGLAKVFAWDWEVETGERCFPSLAEPANQPNQWLSIIPSGPGLGNLINQTVLASIYRANYSIVISTPYFVPSEAVLDALCQAANRGVNVKLLLPRKNDSLMVGWASRSYFDVLLESGVQILLFDGGLLHTKAMLMDDKLALVGSVNLDIRSFQLNFELTVALFAPESCATIGALLRSYEANSELLQAERWAQRGKAPRVLERLMFFMSPLL is encoded by the coding sequence ATGGATTATCTGCATAGCATTATTGGCTGGACCCTCGCGGGTCTTTATTGGTTGTTGACTGCGTCTGTTACCATTCGCATCATTGCTTTGCGCCGGCCGGTGAGCGTGACCCTGGCGTGGTTGCTCATCATTTATATCCTGCCTATTCTGGGCGCGGCGCTGTATCTATTGATCGGCGAACTGAACCTGGGGCGCAAGCGTGCCGCGCGATCCAACGCCATGATCGAGCCTTATCTGACCAATCTCACCACACAGTTCCGGGATAACCACCAGCCGCTTCCCGGCGGAGAACTCAGCTTGGCGGTCAATCGATTGATGACCACTCAAGTAGGTATTGGTGTGCTCAATTATGAGAGACTGCAGGTATTGAACACGCCGGAGCGTATCTTCGAGCGGTTGATTGAAGATATCCGCAACGCCAGACAGAGCGTGGTCCTGGAAACTTACATTTGGCATCCCGGCGGGCTGGTTGACGAACTGGCCCGTGAACTGATTGCCGCCAGTATGCGCGGCCTCAATGTGAAGTTACTGATCGATCACGCCGGCAGTCGGCGTTTTTTCCGCTCGGTCTGGCGCACATCCATGACGCAAGCCGGCATTCAGGTGGTGCCCGCCCTGCCCGTCCGTCTGTTCCGTGCATTGGCGCATCGAATAGACCTGCGTTTACATCGCAAACTGATCGTGATTGATGATCAGATCGCCTATACAGGCTCAATGAATATGGCCGATCCCGCCCATTTCAAGCTGGAAGCGCGAGTCGGGCAGTGGGTTGATATGATGTTACGCTTGGATGGGGAGGCCGCAGCCGGGCTGGCGAAGGTTTTTGCCTGGGATTGGGAAGTGGAAACTGGAGAGCGATGCTTTCCTTCCCTCGCTGAGCCTGCCAACCAGCCAAATCAATGGCTGTCGATCATCCCCTCCGGCCCCGGTCTGGGCAACCTCATCAACCAGACGGTGCTGGCAAGCATCTACCGCGCCAACTATAGCATTGTCATCAGTACGCCCTATTTTGTGCCCTCGGAGGCGGTACTCGACGCACTTTGCCAAGCAGCAAACCGTGGAGTGAACGTGAAATTGCTGCTACCGCGCAAGAACGACTCATTGATGGTTGGCTGGGCGAGCCGATCCTATTTTGATGTTCTGCTGGAGTCCGGCGTACAGATTCTGCTGTTTGATGGAGGACTGTTGCATACCAAAGCCATGCTGATGGATGACAAGCTGGCCCTGGTCGGCAGCGTGAATCTGGATATTCGCAGCTTCCAGCTCAACTTCGAGCTCACCGTCGCGCTGTTTGCGCCGGAGAGCTGTGCGACCATAGGTGCATTGCTGCGCAGTTATGAGGCCAACAGCGAGCTTCTGCAAGCCGAGCGCTGGGCACAGCGAGGCAAGGCACCCAGAGTTCTGGAACGGCTGATGTTTTTCATGAGCCCGCTTCTTTAA
- a CDS encoding MerR family transcriptional regulator: protein MLEPSHNNELPAIPGKRYFTIGEVSELCAVKPHVLRYWEQEFPQLSPVKRRGNRRYYQRQDVLMIRQIRALLYDQGFTIGGARQRLSGDEAKDDGSHYKQLIRQTVAELEEVLQALRAK from the coding sequence ATGCTGGAACCCAGCCATAACAATGAACTGCCGGCAATCCCGGGAAAACGCTACTTCACCATCGGTGAGGTCAGTGAGCTCTGTGCCGTTAAACCACACGTGCTGCGTTATTGGGAGCAGGAGTTTCCTCAGTTGTCTCCGGTCAAGCGCCGTGGCAATCGCCGTTATTACCAGCGTCAGGATGTGCTGATGATTCGCCAGATTCGCGCACTGTTGTATGACCAGGGGTTTACCATTGGCGGTGCTCGTCAACGTCTCTCCGGTGACGAAGCCAAGGATGACGGTAGTCATTACAAGCAGCTCATCCGTCAAACTGTGGCCGAGTTGGAAGAAGTGCTCCAGGCGCTCAGAGCAAAATAG
- a CDS encoding TusE/DsrC/DsvC family sulfur relay protein: MRLQADGRDIDLDKDGFLVHMVDWSDGVAVALAEHEGLTLSAAHFEIIHALRRFHAQYQLSPAMRPLVKYIGQELGKDKGTSLYLLSLFPDSPAKLASKLAGLPKPDNCL, translated from the coding sequence ATGCGCCTGCAGGCAGACGGCCGAGACATCGATCTGGACAAGGACGGCTTTCTGGTCCACATGGTGGACTGGTCGGATGGTGTGGCCGTAGCACTGGCAGAGCATGAAGGTCTGACGTTGAGCGCCGCTCATTTCGAAATCATCCACGCTCTGCGCCGGTTTCATGCTCAGTATCAACTATCTCCAGCCATGCGCCCACTGGTGAAGTATATTGGTCAAGAACTTGGTAAGGACAAGGGGACTAGCCTGTATCTGCTTTCGCTGTTTCCGGACAGTCCTGCCAAGCTTGCCAGTAAGCTGGCAGGCTTACCCAAGCCGGATAACTGCCTCTAA
- the tnpA gene encoding IS66-like element accessory protein TnpA, producing the protein MDSLSVTTPKRTRRRFSPEFKASIVAQCRQPDVSVARIALDNELNANLVRRWVSQAREGGAPLATPGFMPINLPAVAPSPGGRPVSNAGNTIRIEIHRAGGAVVVEWPTEQAQQCAVLLRDLLG; encoded by the coding sequence ATGGACTCATTAAGCGTAACCACCCCTAAACGTACACGCCGCCGTTTTTCTCCCGAATTCAAAGCCAGCATCGTTGCTCAGTGCCGTCAGCCGGACGTCTCCGTGGCCCGTATTGCCCTGGACAATGAGCTCAATGCCAACCTGGTCAGACGCTGGGTCAGTCAGGCACGAGAAGGCGGAGCACCGCTGGCAACCCCCGGGTTCATGCCAATCAACTTGCCCGCCGTCGCACCGTCTCCGGGCGGCCGGCCGGTCTCGAATGCTGGCAATACCATCCGTATCGAGATACACCGGGCCGGTGGTGCGGTTGTGGTGGAATGGCCCACAGAACAGGCCCAGCAGTGTGCCGTCCTGTTGCGGGATCTGCTGGGATGA
- the tnpC gene encoding IS66 family transposase: protein MTQQPDLNQLSADQLRALAAELMVSLAAKDRALVHSNALNDKLTHELAILKRHKYTRRSEQLNALQGLLLDELVDSDLAAIEVELEQAMLATGQTTKPKQQPKRSPLPPELPRTLIHHEPDNTQCRCGCQLKRIGEDISEKLDYDPGEFSVERHIRGKWACDNCETLIQAPVPAQIIDKGIPTSGLLAQVLVAKYADHLPLYRQERIFGRAGLEIPRSTLAEWVGACGIQLQPLVDALRRELLAHPVLHADETPVSMLAPGKKKTHKAYVWAFCSTGFNDLKATVYEFAPSRAGEHARAFLGDWQGKLVCDDYAGYKAGFGMGIVEIGCMAHARRTFYDLHQANQSTLAAQALEYIKHLYEVERQTKDLPPDKRQAIRAAKARPIADALHQWMLAHRTKVPDGSGTARALDYSLKRWDALTRYLDDGRVPIDNNWVENQIRPWALGRSNWLFAGSLRSGQRAAAIMSLIQSAKLNGHDPYAYLKDVLTRLPTQKNNAIEELLPHNWKPAIQV, encoded by the coding sequence ATGACCCAGCAGCCTGATCTCAACCAGCTCTCCGCCGATCAACTCCGCGCCTTGGCCGCTGAGTTGATGGTCTCGCTGGCGGCTAAAGATCGGGCGCTGGTGCACAGCAATGCACTGAACGACAAGCTGACCCATGAACTGGCCATCCTCAAGCGCCACAAGTATACCCGGCGCAGCGAGCAATTGAATGCACTGCAAGGCTTGCTGCTGGATGAATTGGTCGACAGCGACCTGGCCGCCATTGAAGTCGAGCTTGAGCAGGCCATGCTGGCTACCGGCCAAACCACCAAGCCCAAGCAGCAACCCAAGCGCAGCCCGCTGCCGCCAGAACTGCCCCGTACCTTGATCCACCACGAGCCTGACAATACGCAATGTCGCTGTGGCTGCCAGCTCAAGCGCATCGGCGAAGACATCAGTGAAAAGCTGGACTACGATCCCGGCGAGTTCAGCGTAGAGCGCCACATCCGGGGCAAGTGGGCCTGCGACAACTGTGAAACCTTGATCCAGGCACCCGTTCCAGCGCAGATCATCGATAAGGGTATCCCTACTTCAGGACTGTTGGCTCAGGTGCTGGTCGCCAAGTATGCAGATCATCTGCCGCTGTACCGCCAAGAACGTATCTTCGGTCGCGCCGGTCTCGAAATCCCGCGTTCCACCCTGGCCGAGTGGGTGGGCGCCTGCGGTATACAGTTGCAACCGCTAGTGGATGCGCTGCGCCGCGAATTACTGGCACATCCGGTGCTGCATGCCGATGAAACCCCGGTCAGTATGTTGGCGCCGGGCAAGAAGAAAACCCACAAAGCCTATGTGTGGGCATTCTGCAGTACCGGGTTCAACGACCTGAAAGCAACGGTGTACGAATTTGCTCCGAGCCGTGCCGGCGAGCACGCCCGCGCCTTCTTGGGTGACTGGCAAGGCAAGCTGGTCTGTGACGATTACGCTGGCTACAAAGCCGGGTTCGGCATGGGCATTGTGGAAATCGGCTGCATGGCGCATGCCCGCCGCACGTTCTATGATCTGCACCAGGCCAACCAGAGCACCTTGGCCGCCCAGGCGCTTGAGTACATCAAGCATCTCTATGAGGTAGAGCGGCAAACCAAGGACTTACCGCCGGACAAGCGTCAGGCCATCCGGGCAGCCAAAGCCCGGCCGATAGCTGATGCCTTGCATCAATGGATGCTTGCCCACCGAACAAAAGTACCGGATGGCTCCGGCACCGCCAGGGCATTGGATTACAGCCTGAAACGCTGGGATGCGTTGACGCGCTACTTGGACGACGGCCGCGTTCCAATCGATAACAACTGGGTGGAAAACCAGATCCGCCCCTGGGCGCTCGGTCGCTCCAACTGGCTGTTCGCTGGATCGTTGCGCAGTGGCCAACGCGCTGCCGCCATTATGAGTCTGATCCAATCAGCCAAGCTGAATGGCCATGATCCCTATGCCTACCTGAAAGATGTGCTGACCCGGCTGCCAACGCAGAAGAACAACGCCATCGAAGAGCTGCTGCCGCACAACTGGAAACCAGCTATCCAGGTGTGA
- the ihfA gene encoding integration host factor subunit alpha, translated as MGALTKAEMAEHLYEELGFNKREAKELVELFFEEIRNALESNEQVKLSGFGNFDLRDKRQRPGRNPKTGEEIPITARRVVTFRPGQKLKARVEAYAGTQP; from the coding sequence ATGGGGGCTCTGACAAAGGCAGAAATGGCGGAACATCTCTACGAGGAACTTGGTTTCAACAAGCGTGAAGCCAAGGAACTGGTAGAACTGTTTTTTGAAGAGATCCGCAACGCGCTTGAAAGCAACGAGCAGGTCAAGCTGTCCGGTTTCGGCAATTTCGACCTGCGCGACAAGCGTCAACGCCCCGGCCGCAATCCCAAGACCGGCGAAGAAATACCTATTACGGCCCGGCGCGTGGTTACCTTCCGCCCCGGTCAGAAACTCAAGGCCCGAGTAGAAGCCTATGCTGGAACCCAGCCATAA